A window of Cydia fagiglandana chromosome Z, ilCydFagi1.1, whole genome shotgun sequence genomic DNA:
cgctatttcgttccgctgtctagcgtttatcgatatataacatgattaaaatcgacttttgacatccctaaaagagcacacatatacgcttttacgcacacatatacAGACTGGGCGCATCacgaaaggcaacacttgatttgaagtccaccttgtcaacagtatggttgtccttttttgacaaacggcatttttaacgagggaggagagagaaatgatactagttgctgcgccttgaaagagaacagaaaaggttgggcccttgttcgcggtagacccacTGTTTGTGCTAGTGACCCCTCttcgcagagttttgcgtagaGAATATAATCACTAGATACGTTTGTTCTGATATGTTTAGTTTAGTCTGCCGATCTACCGATCCCACCGTCTATGGTCTGCGTCGTGAGTCTGCGGACATAACTTGTCAGTCAGGAATCTATCTGATTCTATCTGTGGTTAAAATTGTCTGAGCGACTGTCTCGTCAACTCGTTTGTGATTGGTCTATAATATACTTTTTAACATCGTTAGCTAGTTACCAATCAAATCTacagaaaaatataattatttattattttactaatcGCAAGAAAGTTGTGTCCTGTGTACAAAAATACTTTGTGAAATAAATCGCGTTGTAATTTCTATTATATCGATTAGAATAGGACAATGATTAAACTTTTTTCATTGAAACAGCAAAAGAAAGATGAAGAGGGTACAGCGAGAGCTGGTGGTTCACAAAAGAAAGCGTCGGCAGCTCAGCTGCGAATTACAAAAGGTGAGAGACCATAAAATAAGACGTATGAACTTGAAAGTAATCACTATTGTATACCTATTGCTGAAAAATTATGAGTCGCGCTGAGCTATAACCTACGTCAGCATCACCTAATCATGTCGCATACAGTCATTTTTACTTGAAACAATCCTTTCCATTTCAATATACTTTAATGTCTTTACAGATTTGAATGAGCTGAATTTACCCAAGACCTGCAGTACAGAGTTTCCAGATCAAGATGATTTACTCAATTTTAAACTGATAATATGCCCTGATGAGGGTTTCTATCGAGGAGGCAGAtttgtatttagttttaagGTAAGTCTCCTGTCAAAAATGCTACCACAGATTTTTACAAGTGGGTATTACTATTATACTCTTATGAATTCATCGCTGATTACATCCTAAACCTTATTATAATTACTCTTTTTGTAAGAAAATATtgatcaaaaaataaaaaaatcttggaAGATGTTGCATTGCTATTATGACATTCAGAATTAACAGAAAGAAAGATAAGTAGACAATTAGAAGGAAAGAATGACTAACTAGGGTTAAtcatatgtaataaataatccCCATTATCAATGTTGCAATTCATTGAAAATGAGTGCTGGCAAAATTGTCGGCTGTGGGGACTCCTAACTTTGAAGTTAGTGTCCAACTTTgcccaatttatttattaatgtaatGATTTTACCAAGAAGTAGACAAAAAAGGCAAGTCCTAGAAGACTACTGGCATAACAGTTTGCTCAACATCATATTCAGCCCAGATTGATAGCCAACCTAGTAATGAGTATGAAACTACTTCATTAGATGTAATGTAATTAGCAAACAAACACAAACAATAGATTTATTAGTTATAAGAATGGGGACACTTATAAACCTCATCACCACATTACTAACAATGACAAAAAGACTTATATGCAGGGGAGCATGGAATGCAAATGGCATAGCTGACATAGCTCCTATAAAAAATTAGCTTGAAGTCCTCTTTAAGAGCAACATAATCGATATTATGGTAATGTCTGACAGATCCTTAACTACAGAGAAACCTTTCTAATTCAGAATTATGATGACTGCATTAACCATCCCGATGGCAGCTCCCATGGTGGGTCAGCCATGTTGAAAAAGACACATatcaaacattacatatatCTAAGACATATATGTACCATCAGCTCTGAGAGGATTACCTACAAGCCACAACAATTACAATAGAAGACAAAAATTGATCTAATAATGTTAGTACTGTTTACTGTCCAACAAGACACAATATCTcatgaaatgtttaaaaaatattttctgaccCTCGGAGACAAATACATTTGAGGACGAGACTGGAACAGTAAACAGATTGGGGATCATGGCTAATTACTTTGTATTTCATATTTGTCAACGGGCAAACCAACACATTGACTGAAACAAAATTCCTAACTGGTTAGACTTTTTTAATCAATAAGGGACTTGCAGATACATATGATGTTGAAAGCTGCCTGGATTCAACAACTGATCACTCACCAACAGTGATTGATAATAGACAATATTATATGTACATTTAGTAGAACTGCCATTTACAGAGAGCCAGATTTAACATTATAcaatcatttcatttcattttaacCTTATACAATCACCAAAACGACTGAATAGCTTTTGTTGAATTCCTGGAGAAAAATCTTAACTTCAAGTTAAGCtaatttattattgtttgttattATGATGATGCAACATTTTATATAACTAATTTTTCTGTCAAGTCACCATGTGGTAAACAACACAGAATTTTTTTGAATATGTCCGCTTAGTTATAAACTTTGTTGGGTTGAGACAAAACAATCTTTGGAATAAAAGAATACTGTGCCACTGTATTTCTAGATATCCAGCAAGCATTTGATAAGGTCTGGCATGATGGACTGTtgcataaaatgaaaatggtaTTACCAAACTCATTTTACGTTGTATTAAGATCATGATTGAACAAACAATACAGAAAATACGTGGTTAAATTTGGTTATGAAGTATCTCAGGTGTACAACATCAATGTCTCTTCCTCCGCAAGTCCCGCAAGGCTTGGACCTGTTCTTTACTCTAATTTATAGCTGACCTACCATGTAGTGAAGAAGTAGTAATGGCAACATATGCTCACGATACGTCCTGTCTTGCACAGCCGTGTGTATACTGAatgtttctggattctgatatatgagattTTATCTAAGTGGTCactccaggaattttcagtatggcctaagtatatatacctactttccCCTTTGGTTAAATGACAACTAAAAATTGGGGACAGTGATTACCCACATTACATTAGAAATTACGAATACATACAGGACATTACAAATGGTATTTATTACTGAGTAGTTTCAGATTCAAAAGTAGCAAACAAGCACTTtcatgtatatatgtatatttttagtgTGGAGTAGGTCTACTCCCCTACTCCTTTGTGCCCAGTTGGCACCAGGAAATCTGAGACATCTAAGTTCTAACGTTTCCATCTGTTCTGTACTAATTTATGTATTCCATTCCTTACAGGTAGGACCAAACTATCCTCACGAACCTCCCAAGGTGAAATGTGAGACTGCCGTATACCATCCTAACATAGACCTTGAAGGAAATGTCTGCCTCAACATACTAAGGGAAGACTGGAAACCAGTGCTGACAGTCAACTCCATAGTCTATGGACTGCAATACTTATTCCTGGTAAGTGAAGCTTGTTTtaatacccccttattcataaaacgttatgtgcctgatttagttaaatatttatccctttcttacaaatacataattcaAAATGTCagaaagtacatccgttccacaccaattttggtggctggccataagccgcgcgtggcgctgtcgccacctattgGCCATACCTGTCATCGTAACAGACgggttttgttagaaagtgagtcttctgtacctagtactattatttattctgtgccagtaacgcgtttatgaataacgccaatAGCCTATATAGTCCAACCAATTTGTCAATAGAGTGAAAttcaaaattggtgtgggaggTCGACCATTTGttctgcatttttttttatttgccccCACAATACATAGAATACAGAAACCAAAGAAATGGAAAGAAATTGTTGAGAGCTTACGAGTAACGCGTGACGCATGAATAAAGAACATACTTGTATGTTCATAACTGAATTCGTAAACTTTCCTAAATATTCAGGGTTTTCCTCGAGTCCTTCTAGGTAACCATTCCTgtcactaaatccatcctctgCCCCGCCGCCCTTACCCCTCttatacttaatttatttatcaagGGCCATATTACATATACCTTATACTCCTtatagactaacatacatatccatttcataaactaaataaaaaacaacactATTTTGCCGACAGTACGGCGTGGCTCAggcccggaacctccgaaacccCTTCAACCCCTGATCTCTGAACCCCCAATTACCCCCAACCCCGTCCTCACAACTCTTACTCTCATATCCCTCAACACCCAACCCCTCCACTTCCAATCCTTAACTTTAACGAGGTTAACTCTCATCTCTTAACGCCGACCCCTCTTATTGACAGTTAACTGTGTAGACGATTTGCATGTGTTGCCTAGCTCAAACAGGCGACAAGTAGTAGGTACATCAATTGTATGTATTTCCTTGTTTGCCTGCAAATCTACGTCATTAGCATTTTACCTTGGGCATGCAAAAAACAAATCCTCCTAAATAAATATGTGCTTATAATTAAATCTAGCATCACAACTTTTCTAACAAGTAACAATACGAGGGCTGGCTGGTAAGTCTCCGAAatgaaagattaaaaaaaatataattaaaaaagtaataatgtcaTTCTAACCTCTTGGCTTTTACGTTAATGCGGAAGCAATATcaagtttttataatataaataataatatattaaagcGACCTAAAGAAAAACTGTATTCATTTTCGTGAAAATGGAAAAATCGGAAGTGCGTGCGgtaattaagttttatgttTTGAAAGGCAAAACTGCAACACAAATTAAAACCAAACTGGATCGCGTTTTAGGATCTTCTTCGCCTTCTTTAAGCACAGTTCACACTTGGGTTGTCGACTTCAGACGTGGTCGGCAGAGCTGTACAGATGCTCCCCGCAGCGGACGGCCCAATGAGGTAACGACTCCGGAAATTAtcaacaaagtaaaaaaaattgtattggaTGATCGCCGTGTGAAGTTGGTGGAAATAGCAGAGATGGTAAACATTTCAAAAGAACGTGTTTTTAACATTTTGCACCAACACTTGGAAATGAACAAGCTCTGTGCTCGTTGGGTGCCGCGTCTCTTAACAGACGAGCAAAAACTAACCCGCAAGGATGTTTCGACGGAGTGTTTGAAGAAGTACAGGCATAATCCTAACGAGTTTTTACGTCGCTACATAACGGTTGACGAGACGTGGATCCACCACTACACGCCTGAGACAAAAGAACAGTCTAGGCAGTGGACAAATCGGGGTGAACCTGCCCCTAAGAAAGCAAAAGTGGTTTTGTCAGCCGGTAAAGTAATGGCAACCGTATTTTGGGATTCCAAAGGACTGGTTTTCGTGGATTACCTTCAAAAGGGAAGAACCATTAACGCCCAATATTATGCTGATCTGCTACAAAACCTCGATAACGCAATCAAAGAGAAAAGGCCtcatttaaataagaaaaaaattttACTCCATCAGGATAACGCCCCTGTTCACACGGCTAAAATTGCAATGGCTAAAATCGAAGATTTGCACTACGAATTGTTACCTCATCCCCCGTATTCACCAGATTTGGCCCCTTGCGACTTCCATTTGTTCCCAAATCTCAAAAAGTGGCTAGGCGGACAAAAATTTTCGTCGAACTCTGAAGTCATAGAAGCTGTTAATAGGTATTTTGAGGGACTCGAAGAATCGTTTTTTAGAAATGGGATAATAGCCTTGGAGAAACGTTGGGCCAAGTGCGTGGACTCAGAAGGGACCTacgttgaaaaataaaatataacatttatatatattgtcTTATTTCTGTGCCGTTTCGGAAACTTATCATCCCGCCCTCGTACACGCTACAAAGGCGCACTGGGCACATCGCAGCCTAGCCTAGGCTGGATTAATCTCAATTAGCAAGGACTAGCATATTAGCTAGAGACTTCCtaaattttatggatattttttataaatgacTGTTATTTTCCCTAGTGCTTCCTAACCAGTTGGTATTCCCCAGGAACCCAATCCAGAGGACCCACTGAACAAGGAGGCGGCAGACGAGCTGCAGAGCAACAGGCGGTTGTTCGAGCAGCACGTGCAGCGCGCCATGCGGGGCGGCTACGTCGGCTCCTCCTACTTCGAGCGCTGCCTCAAGTGACCCACGAACCAGCTGTGAACACCCTCAACAaagcattttttatttctttagaaAATTACATCACGCTATATTATCACATAGGTCAGTGTTTTAGCTAAACCGGTCTTATGAATGCAAATAAACTTGACATGTATAATTTGAAATACTCGTGGCGCTGTAGCTGCATGCTTTTTACGCTTTTTAATTTGACTTCAGTGTTTATACAgatgataaaattaaattattacttaAACAATAGATTGCTAGCACAAAATGTTGATTCTCGCTCGCGCACCACAGACTAgatattatgtacctaactagCATGACCGCGTTTGTGTCCTTTGGCGAGCAATCTTCTCTAACTGACGAGTATGAACGAAAGTGCAAGAGGGACAAATGCCTTATGTCGGCCATAAACTCGATCATGCCATCCTCGCACGTATCATACCGATAAGATTTTGTGGAACCGTTTTAATGGAACAGATGACTCTACACAGAACTGTAATTGTGGACTGTAAATCGTTAGCAGACAAAATCTTATTGGCATCCGTATATAACCCTCTATAAGAGTGCAGTTGTCTGTGGTTATAGAAAGACCGACATTGTTTGTCGCGAATCTAGGCGTACGCAATTAATTGTTTTAGCCATGGAAAAGTTTGGGCACCAAGTGGGAAGAGcgatttttttttgccttttagAGATGAATTGGGTGCCTGCCTCAGTGTACATAAAGAACTAAATATTACatctagtttattttattattattttggaaTGAAGCACCTTGGTGCACTCGCCTCTGcagtgttttataataaactctGAATAAGAAAACTGCCCTTTGGTTTCTAAATTATGATAGTTATATATAAAATGTCAGGGTTCAACTGCTACTTcgctaggtacagtcagcgttatatagtaggtagcatccaaagtattcaaatacaaatcatatggtgtaccgaactatttgaatactttggttgctacctactatatgacgctgactgcTTTTGAGAAAACTAGCAGCAGTTTGCTTGATTGGGTTCTGTAAAATACTCTGTAAATTACTACATAATTGATTATTATCTACTTTTTCGGTTAGACGTGTACCGGTGGATTCATCAAATCTGGCGGGAGAAAAATAGAGACAATTACTGATGTAACAGCATGTATACGATCTCAAAATTCTAACCCGTATTTATGTAAGTTGCGGGGCCAATTACCTACAAGTAAGAGGACGGAGGCACTTTTTTCTGCGTTTATACACTCATGTTCTCTATTCGCTACGCCACTTGTACGAGTGTGCAAATAAATACGGAGTTATGCACTTAATGTACCAGTTATCATAATCACTATGTATTTTTAGGAATCGATTTCGATTTTGCTTGTTCATCGATTTATCAAAGCTGGTATAAATATTTGAAGTAAGGTGCATGTGAATTATAATCCATCAAGTACACCTTAAAACTGAAAGTCTGTCCATTTTCAGACGTGCAAGATATGGATACCTACATTTTTCTAGCATAGCATTTTGATAAAAGAACGTGTCCATTTAACTTTGAGGTCTGAAAATGTGTATGACGTCCTATACACCGACGTATTGTTATACCGCCTAAAAGCCGGCCATTAACGTTTCCTACATCAATAATGCTATTCACTTGTCTAGACCAAAAATATTATACTATTTCTCGATTATAATAATGTACGGTTGTAACCTTTGGTTGTAACTCTAGTTGTCTCTTTAGATTTGAGTTATATGTATTTGTTTCTAGACAACTTGACATtggatttttaataaaaagttcAATAGAAAGTGCTGAAGGGTACACTGACGAGACGATTGCTGCTCATTTTAAGTAAATATGTTGTGAACTGCAAATCCAACTAAgaaatataatactttttaaGATTTTAATGTAACGTCATGAAtgttttgtataattttgtaATCATAATTCAATAGAAATCACTTTTTCCAATAGGATTTATCCCAAGCTTTAtgtgttttcttttttgtttgtAACGATAATCCTTTCAAATAACTgctattaataaaatacctaactaaATGTGAAcagcaaaaatataagtacatagTAAATGTTTCGGTCTGTaaagtatatgtatattaagATTACTTTTGAGAATAAACTGTGAAACATATAGTTGTATTTATTAGCAATGCATTTTCGTGTTGTTTACATTTagttatttaagtaattaaacCCCTTCATATGTAACTGAAATGTAGGAAAATTTATATGTGTCGTAAACTGATTTTTGGCGCTCATTTGGGCTTATTAGGTTGGCAAACGCTAAAACAAACACATGTGTATTTATTACTAAGAAGAGGGTGATTCGAATAATGCACTGTAAACGAAATAAAGCAGTGTCATTCCCATCTGTGTCCGCACCTGTCACTTTTATaggaataggtacctacctacccagATTCATTTCCATCCAAGATAGGAAGGAGACTATTAGCTGCT
This region includes:
- the LOC134679495 gene encoding NEDD8-conjugating enzyme Ubc12, with product MIKLFSLKQQKKDEEGTARAGGSQKKASAAQLRITKDLNELNLPKTCSTEFPDQDDLLNFKLIICPDEGFYRGGRFVFSFKVGPNYPHEPPKVKCETAVYHPNIDLEGNVCLNILREDWKPVLTVNSIVYGLQYLFLEPNPEDPLNKEAADELQSNRRLFEQHVQRAMRGGYVGSSYFERCLK